The Anguilla anguilla isolate fAngAng1 chromosome 4, fAngAng1.pri, whole genome shotgun sequence genome has a window encoding:
- the LOC118225354 gene encoding transmembrane protein 125: MPELEDFSPPPRDQPDPAQIQRNVLEEQVELWWFREPRKSLLCYCASVGLILGCGLGGVGLLSTTTSLSSEWRLGVGTALCLLALAVLLKQLLSSAVQDMNCVRSRRRIEVLKSGGLSDLMVILLTGLALLICGTVLLNLALASGLPQPGLALNDMFISGVVLLAVGGATVLAVAVYSAVVFLLERVRPGQRLRGRPVGVFTISGQMNETRRETTSSMANLI, translated from the coding sequence ATGCCGGAGTTGGAGGACTTTTCTCCGCCACCGCGCGACCAGCCAGACCCGGCGCAGATCCAGAGGAATGTTCTAGAAGAGCAGGTGGAGCTATGGTGGTTCCGAGAGCCACGCAAGTCCCTGCTGTGCTACTGCGCCTCCGTGGGGCTGATCCTGGGCTGCGGGCTGGGCGGCGTGGGCCTGCtgtccaccaccaccagcctgtcCAGCGAGTGGCGGCTGGGCGTGGGCACGGCGCTCTGCCTGCTGGCCCTGGCCGTGCTGCTCAAGCAGTTGCTGAGCTCCGCAGTGCAGGACATGAACTGCGTCCGTAGCCGCAGGCGCATCGAGGTGCTGAAGAGCGGCGGGCTGTCGGACCTCATGGTCATCCTTCTCACCGGCCTGGCCCTGCTCATCTGCGGCACGGTGCTGCTCAACCTGGCCCTGGCCAGCGGCCTGCCCCAGCCGGGGCTCGCGCTCAACGACATGTTCATCTCCGGGGTGGTGCTGCTGGccgtgggcggggccacagTGCTGGCAGTGGCCGTTTACTCCGCCGTGGTCTTCCTCCTGGAGAGGGTTAGGCCTGGACAGAGGCTGAGGGGCCGGCCCGTGGGCGTCTTCACCATCTCCGGACAGATGAACGAGACGCGTAGAGAGACCACGTCCAGCATGGCCAACCTCATCTGA